The following proteins come from a genomic window of Corynebacterium crudilactis:
- a CDS encoding trimeric intracellular cation channel family protein produces MLLTILWAIGITAEGMTGALAAGRQKMDLFGVSVIACVTAIGGGSIRDMLLGHYPLVWVEKPQFLLLIIGAAILTVSISFLMQHFRVLFLVLDAVGLSAFAVIGTQIALEMGYGFIIAVVAAVLTGVFGGVMRDLLCDRIPLVFQKELYASIAFLATCVYFVMMYLGASENVTVIVSVLVAFVVRLLSIWRGWSLPVFDYQEREYKRDPKLRLWRMFRK; encoded by the coding sequence ATGCTGCTCACAATTCTATGGGCTATCGGCATTACTGCCGAAGGCATGACAGGTGCGTTGGCGGCCGGCCGACAAAAGATGGACCTTTTTGGTGTATCCGTCATTGCGTGTGTCACCGCTATTGGTGGTGGCTCGATTCGCGATATGTTGCTTGGACACTATCCGCTGGTCTGGGTAGAAAAGCCACAGTTTCTTTTGCTCATCATCGGCGCTGCGATTTTAACCGTATCGATTTCCTTCCTCATGCAGCACTTTCGCGTGTTGTTCCTCGTGCTTGATGCGGTGGGCTTATCGGCATTTGCGGTGATTGGTACACAGATCGCACTCGAAATGGGCTATGGATTTATCATCGCGGTGGTGGCAGCCGTACTCACTGGTGTCTTCGGTGGCGTGATGCGTGATCTACTCTGTGACCGGATTCCATTAGTGTTCCAAAAAGAGCTTTATGCATCGATCGCATTCCTCGCGACCTGTGTGTATTTCGTCATGATGTACTTGGGAGCATCGGAAAACGTCACAGTCATTGTCTCCGTACTGGTGGCATTTGTCGTGCGACTTCTATCCATTTGGCGAGGTTGGAGTCTTCCTGTATTCGATTATCAAGAACGCGAATACAAAAGGGATCCAAAGCTACGGTTGTGGAGAATGTTCCGCAAATAG
- a CDS encoding MFS transporter has translation MRESGKSPVELVEASAPRSQSGHLKRRQIPRQTEISEVRRYIVMTALALGGFAIGVTEFVSMGLLSAIASDFAISEDQAGLIITIYALGVVVGAPLITAFTGKIPRRRLLLILVAFFVIGNALSALNTSYEVLLAARFIAGLPHGAYFSVAGLSAASMAPTGQRGRAIAYVGMGLSVGTVAGVPAAQALGDAYGWSTAYVLVTVLGTMTLLALWFLMPHMTEMKPTSPLTELSALKNSQVWLTLGIGSIGFGGMFAVYTYISWTMTEQAGMPSSLIWIVLMAYGIGMIGGNYAGGRIADWNVDRGILLALICIVFTLIGFYFTSNHAILGIINFGLIGFFGSTLIPSLQIRLMDVAGRAQTLAASLNQSALNIGNALGAAIGGVVIGAGYSYSTPALAGAGLAFLAILVWFPMVGLRKEK, from the coding sequence ATGCGCGAATCTGGAAAATCCCCCGTAGAGCTTGTCGAGGCTTCAGCACCCCGAAGCCAAAGCGGACATTTAAAACGCCGTCAAATCCCTCGACAAACGGAAATTTCCGAGGTTCGTCGATATATCGTCATGACAGCCCTGGCATTAGGTGGCTTTGCCATTGGTGTTACGGAGTTTGTCTCCATGGGTCTGCTCAGTGCAATTGCTTCTGATTTTGCGATCTCTGAAGATCAAGCCGGGCTGATCATCACCATCTACGCATTGGGAGTTGTGGTGGGCGCTCCACTCATCACAGCATTCACTGGCAAGATTCCTCGTCGCCGATTGCTGCTCATCTTGGTGGCGTTCTTCGTTATCGGTAATGCACTTTCCGCTCTCAATACGTCCTATGAAGTGTTGCTGGCCGCTCGTTTCATCGCAGGCCTTCCGCACGGTGCGTATTTCTCCGTTGCGGGACTTTCTGCTGCATCCATGGCCCCAACCGGCCAGCGTGGACGCGCAATTGCCTATGTTGGAATGGGTCTTTCTGTAGGTACCGTTGCTGGTGTTCCAGCAGCCCAAGCACTGGGTGATGCATACGGCTGGTCCACGGCCTATGTCCTGGTTACCGTACTTGGCACCATGACTTTGCTCGCCTTGTGGTTCCTCATGCCACACATGACAGAGATGAAACCAACCAGCCCGCTGACTGAATTAAGCGCACTGAAAAACTCTCAGGTGTGGTTGACCCTGGGCATCGGTTCCATCGGATTCGGCGGCATGTTCGCTGTATACACCTACATTTCTTGGACCATGACCGAACAAGCTGGCATGCCAAGCTCCTTGATCTGGATCGTCCTGATGGCCTACGGCATCGGCATGATCGGTGGAAATTACGCTGGCGGACGCATCGCAGACTGGAACGTAGACCGAGGAATTCTCCTCGCACTCATCTGCATTGTGTTCACCTTGATCGGTTTCTATTTCACCTCTAACCACGCAATCTTGGGCATCATTAACTTTGGCCTCATCGGCTTCTTTGGTTCCACTCTGATTCCTTCACTGCAGATCCGACTCATGGACGTTGCTGGACGCGCGCAAACATTGGCCGCATCCCTCAATCAATCTGCACTCAACATTGGAAACGCACTGGGCGCTGCAATCGGTGGCGTTGTTATCGGTGCAGGTTATTCCTACAGCACTCCAGCACTAGCCGGTGCAGGTCTGGCATTCCTTGCCATCTTGGTGTGGTTCCCAATGGTCGGGCTGCGCAAAGAAAAGTAG
- a CDS encoding iron-siderophore ABC transporter substrate-binding protein, with protein MRTTRVLAGLMAASLAVSLAACSPSADTSPAQASSPSASSSSDHDAETSNEAFPVTIKHAFGETTIESKPERIATIGWSNHEVALALGEKPVGFEKVTWGDDDNNGLLPWVEESLHELGGDAPILFDATDAIPFEEIANTAPDIILASYSGITQEDYDQLSRIAPVVAYPELAWGTSLDEMIRMNSTALGLEQEGKELSADLDAQVATAMDANPELKEAKPLFAFFDESDFSQIGVYTSIDPRMRFLLDAGVQEADVLKGFAGSKSFFEQVSAETPETFSDVDVIITYGTDDAAANAQLLSKMQSDPLLSRIPAIADGKVVFLGANPLAASANQSPLSIPWGIDEYVAKIAEPLK; from the coding sequence ATGCGCACCACTCGCGTTTTAGCCGGACTGATGGCAGCCTCTCTCGCGGTTTCCCTTGCAGCGTGCTCTCCAAGTGCGGACACCTCCCCGGCGCAAGCATCATCACCATCCGCGTCCAGTTCTAGCGATCATGATGCTGAGACCTCCAACGAGGCGTTCCCGGTCACCATCAAGCATGCGTTTGGTGAAACCACCATTGAGTCCAAGCCTGAACGCATCGCCACCATCGGCTGGTCTAACCATGAAGTGGCACTGGCCCTGGGAGAAAAACCAGTCGGCTTTGAAAAAGTCACATGGGGCGATGATGACAACAACGGTTTACTCCCCTGGGTTGAAGAGTCTTTGCATGAGCTCGGCGGAGATGCTCCGATTCTTTTTGATGCCACCGATGCCATTCCGTTTGAAGAAATCGCAAACACTGCGCCAGATATCATTTTAGCGTCTTATTCCGGCATTACTCAGGAAGATTACGATCAGCTTTCCCGTATCGCACCAGTGGTGGCCTATCCAGAACTGGCGTGGGGAACCTCTTTAGATGAGATGATCCGTATGAATTCAACAGCTCTTGGTTTGGAACAAGAGGGCAAAGAACTCAGTGCAGATCTTGATGCCCAAGTTGCTACTGCAATGGACGCAAATCCGGAGTTAAAGGAGGCTAAACCACTATTCGCGTTCTTTGATGAAAGCGATTTCTCACAGATTGGTGTGTACACCAGCATTGACCCTCGAATGAGGTTCTTGCTTGATGCAGGCGTGCAGGAAGCTGATGTGTTGAAGGGTTTTGCTGGATCGAAAAGTTTCTTTGAGCAAGTTTCCGCAGAAACTCCTGAGACCTTCAGCGATGTCGATGTCATCATCACTTATGGCACGGACGATGCTGCTGCCAACGCGCAGTTGCTGTCTAAAATGCAGTCCGATCCGTTGTTATCCCGTATCCCGGCTATTGCTGATGGCAAGGTGGTTTTCTTAGGTGCAAACCCATTGGCGGCATCAGCTAATCAGTCCCCGCTGTCTATTCCTTGGGGTATTGACGAATATGTGGCAAAAATTGCCGAGCCGTTGAAATAA
- a CDS encoding siderophore-interacting protein: MPAPVTAIVESVSQISPNFIRIVFSGPELNLVGSTTPLYDQRIKLIFPTPGNPLPVFPPGVNWYHHWSQLHDTSRGTMRTYSIRSLERDEQATRLTVDFVLHTAPGCTGPASTWAAAATAGAEILIVAPRLDAEPMGGIEFDPGTATNIVLVGDETAAPAIARILEDLADTDIHGKALIEIPSSKDALPIKNPASVEVSWLPRNGRKHGELLMEKLALHHCETVISEDMVWETPTFSAAGENLQNIHAKNDDYYWIAGESGVVTNIRRSLIKERGVARSQVAFMGYWKHGVSMRG; encoded by the coding sequence ATGCCTGCACCAGTCACCGCCATCGTTGAATCCGTATCGCAGATCAGCCCCAATTTCATCAGGATTGTCTTTTCCGGACCCGAACTTAACCTGGTGGGCAGTACCACTCCCCTTTATGATCAACGCATTAAATTAATCTTCCCCACCCCAGGCAACCCCCTTCCAGTTTTCCCACCAGGGGTGAATTGGTACCACCACTGGTCCCAGCTACATGACACATCCCGCGGAACAATGCGCACCTATTCCATCCGATCTTTAGAACGCGATGAACAAGCCACCCGACTCACCGTCGATTTTGTTCTCCACACCGCGCCGGGGTGCACTGGACCTGCATCCACCTGGGCTGCCGCTGCAACTGCGGGTGCTGAGATCTTGATTGTCGCACCACGGCTAGATGCCGAACCCATGGGAGGCATCGAATTTGATCCAGGCACTGCCACCAACATTGTCCTCGTCGGTGATGAAACTGCGGCTCCTGCGATTGCGCGCATCCTAGAAGACCTGGCAGATACTGATATTCATGGTAAAGCTCTGATTGAAATCCCCTCCTCTAAAGATGCGCTCCCGATCAAAAATCCCGCCTCGGTAGAGGTGTCCTGGCTTCCTCGAAATGGCCGGAAACACGGCGAACTCCTAATGGAAAAACTCGCACTTCATCATTGCGAAACCGTGATATCCGAAGACATGGTGTGGGAAACTCCTACGTTTTCTGCTGCAGGTGAAAACCTTCAAAACATACACGCGAAAAACGATGATTATTACTGGATTGCGGGCGAAAGTGGGGTTGTTACCAATATTCGTCGCTCCCTGATAAAAGAGAGAGGTGTAGCCCGTTCTCAGGTTGCATTTATGGGCTATTGGAAACACGGTGTTTCCATGCGGGGTTAA
- a CDS encoding FecCD family ABC transporter permease has protein sequence MSISDQLKRQRGARNSRRALIVAALGVVTLGIFAFSLMWGEVFYSPAQVFQVLTGQQVPGASYTVGVLRLPRAVLGLAAGMAFGAAGVIFQTLLRNQLASPDIIGISSGASAAGVICIVFFEMSQSAVSAVALCAALLVALLIYVVAYRGGFSATRLILTGIGIAAMLNSVVSYSLSKADSWDLPTATRWLTGSLNGATWERASPLLLTTIVLFPILLANARNVDLMRLGADTAVSLGVATNRTRIIVIISAVALIAVATAACGPIAFVAFVAGPIATRLVGTGGSLIIPSACVGGLLVLSADLIGQYFLGTRYPVGVVTGVFGAPFLIYLLIHSNRAGAHS, from the coding sequence ATGAGTATCAGTGATCAACTCAAGCGCCAGCGTGGGGCGCGCAACTCCCGCAGGGCGCTGATTGTTGCGGCATTGGGCGTCGTCACGCTAGGTATTTTTGCTTTTTCATTGATGTGGGGCGAGGTATTTTATAGCCCTGCGCAGGTGTTTCAGGTGCTCACGGGCCAGCAGGTGCCCGGCGCGAGTTATACCGTCGGCGTGTTGCGTTTGCCGCGGGCAGTGCTGGGTCTTGCCGCGGGAATGGCGTTTGGTGCGGCGGGCGTGATTTTTCAGACGTTGTTGCGTAATCAATTGGCCTCTCCCGATATCATCGGTATTTCTTCTGGTGCGTCAGCTGCGGGTGTTATCTGCATTGTATTTTTTGAGATGTCGCAGTCTGCAGTTTCAGCTGTTGCGTTGTGTGCTGCGTTGTTAGTGGCGTTGTTGATTTATGTGGTGGCGTATCGCGGTGGTTTTTCTGCCACGCGGTTGATTCTCACGGGCATTGGTATTGCGGCAATGCTGAATTCTGTGGTGTCGTATTCCCTGTCGAAGGCTGATTCTTGGGATTTGCCCACGGCGACGCGGTGGCTGACGGGGTCGCTCAATGGTGCGACGTGGGAGAGGGCTTCGCCGTTGCTGCTCACCACGATTGTGCTGTTTCCGATATTGCTTGCCAATGCGCGCAATGTGGATCTTATGCGTTTGGGTGCGGATACTGCAGTGAGCTTGGGCGTTGCTACTAATCGCACACGCATCATCGTCATTATTTCTGCAGTCGCGCTCATTGCGGTTGCGACAGCAGCCTGTGGTCCGATCGCTTTTGTGGCCTTTGTTGCAGGTCCTATTGCCACACGGCTTGTCGGCACTGGCGGATCGTTAATCATCCCTTCCGCATGTGTTGGCGGATTGCTCGTGTTATCCGCTGATCTGATTGGCCAATACTTTCTGGGCACCCGCTACCCCGTTGGCGTGGTCACCGGTGTGTTCGGAGCCCCATTCCTTATCTATCTCCTCATCCATTCTAATCGTGCGGGGGCGCACTCATGA
- a CDS encoding NADP-dependent isocitrate dehydrogenase, with protein sequence MAKIIWTRTDEAPLLATYSLKPVVEAFAATAGIEVETRDISLAGRVLAQFPDRLTEEQKVGDALAELGELAKTPEANIIKLPNISASVPQLKAVIKELQDQGYNIPDLPDNATTDEEKDTLARYNTVKGSAVNPVLREGNSDRRAPIAVKNFVKKFPHRMGVWSADSKTNVATMDANDFRHNEKSIILDAADNVQIKHIAADGTETILKDSLKLQQGEVLDGTVLSAKALDAFLLEQVARAKAEGILFSAHLKATMMKVSDPIIFGHVVRAYFADVFAQYGDQLLAAGLNGENGLAAIYTGLDSLDNGAEIKAAFDKGLAEGPELAMVNSAKGITNLHVPSDVIVDASMPAMIRTSGHMWNKDDQEQDTLAIIPDSSYAGVYQTVIDDCRKNGAFDPTTMGTVPNVGLMAQKAEEYGSHDKTFRIAADGKVQVVASNGDVLIEHDVEENDIWRACQVKDAPIQDWVKLAVTRSRLSGMPAVFWLDPERAHDRNLITLVEKYLGDHDTEGLDIQILSPVEATQLSIDRIRRGEDTISVTGNVLRDYNTDLFPILELGTSAKMLSVVPLMAGGGLFETGAGGSAPKHVQQVVEENHLRWDSLGEFLALSESFRHELNNNGNAKAGVLADSLDKAAEKLLNEEKSPSRKVGEIDNRGSHFWLTKFWADELAAQTEDADLAATFAPVASALDENAAAIDAAFIAAQGNAVDLGGYYAPNEEKTSAVMRPVAQFNEIVDALKK encoded by the coding sequence ATGGCTAAGATCATCTGGACCCGCACCGACGAAGCACCGCTGCTCGCGACCTACTCGCTGAAGCCGGTCGTCGAGGCATTTGCTGCTACCGCGGGCATTGAGGTCGAGACCCGGGATATTTCTCTTGCTGGACGCGTCCTCGCCCAGTTCCCGGATCGCCTCACCGAAGAGCAGAAGGTAGGCGACGCACTCGCAGAACTCGGCGAGCTTGCTAAGACCCCTGAAGCTAACATCATTAAGCTTCCAAACATCTCCGCATCTGTTCCACAGCTTAAGGCTGTTATTAAGGAACTGCAGGATCAGGGCTATAACATCCCAGATCTGCCAGATAACGCCACCACTGACGAGGAAAAAGACACCCTCGCTCGTTACAACACTGTCAAGGGCTCCGCTGTGAACCCAGTGCTGCGTGAAGGCAACTCTGACCGTCGCGCACCAATCGCAGTGAAGAACTTCGTGAAGAAGTTCCCTCACCGCATGGGCGTCTGGTCTGCAGATTCCAAGACCAACGTTGCAACCATGGATGCAAACGACTTCCGCCACAACGAGAAGTCCATCATCCTTGATGCAGCTGATAATGTTCAGATTAAGCACATCGCAGCTGACGGCACCGAAACCATCCTCAAAGACAGCCTCAAGCTGCAGCAGGGTGAAGTTCTAGACGGCACCGTTTTGTCCGCAAAGGCACTGGACGCTTTCCTTCTTGAGCAGGTTGCTCGCGCAAAGGCAGAGGGTATCCTCTTCTCCGCACACCTGAAGGCCACCATGATGAAGGTCTCCGACCCAATCATCTTCGGCCACGTTGTCCGCGCATACTTCGCTGATGTCTTCGCACAGTACGGTGACCAGCTCTTGGCTGCTGGCCTCAACGGCGAAAACGGCCTGGCTGCAATTTACACCGGTCTGGATTCCCTGGACAACGGCGCAGAGATCAAGGCTGCCTTCGACAAGGGACTGGCAGAAGGCCCAGAGCTTGCAATGGTGAACTCCGCAAAGGGCATCACCAACCTGCACGTTCCTTCTGACGTTATTGTTGACGCTTCCATGCCAGCAATGATCCGTACCTCCGGCCACATGTGGAACAAGGATGACCAGGAGCAGGACACCCTGGCAATCATTCCTGATTCCTCTTACGCTGGTGTCTACCAGACTGTTATCGATGACTGCCGCAAGAACGGCGCATTCGATCCAACCACCATGGGTACCGTCCCTAACGTTGGTCTGATGGCGCAGAAGGCTGAAGAATACGGCTCCCACGACAAGACCTTCCGCATCGCAGCTGACGGCAAGGTTCAGGTTGTTGCTTCCAACGGCGACGTTCTCATCGAGCACGACGTTGAGGAAAACGACATCTGGCGTGCATGCCAGGTCAAGGATGCCCCAATCCAGGACTGGGTAAAGCTTGCTGTCACCCGCTCCCGTCTCTCCGGCATGCCTGCAGTGTTCTGGTTGGATCCAGAGCGCGCACACGACCGCAACCTGATCACCCTTGTGGAGAAGTACCTGGGCGACCACGACACCGAAGGCCTGGACATCCAGATCCTCTCCCCTGTCGAGGCAACTCAGCTCTCCATCGACCGTATCCGTCGTGGCGAGGACACCATCTCTGTCACCGGTAACGTTCTGCGTGACTACAACACCGACCTCTTCCCTATTCTGGAACTGGGCACCTCTGCAAAGATGCTGTCTGTCGTTCCTTTGATGGCTGGTGGCGGACTGTTCGAGACCGGCGCTGGTGGATCCGCACCAAAGCACGTCCAGCAGGTTGTTGAAGAAAACCACCTTCGTTGGGATTCCCTTGGTGAGTTCTTGGCTCTGTCCGAGTCCTTCCGCCATGAGCTGAACAACAACGGCAACGCTAAGGCTGGCGTGCTGGCTGACTCTCTGGATAAGGCTGCTGAGAAGCTGCTAAACGAAGAGAAGTCCCCATCCCGCAAGGTTGGCGAAATCGACAACCGTGGCTCCCACTTCTGGCTGACCAAGTTCTGGGCAGATGAACTTGCTGCGCAGACCGAGGATGCAGATCTTGCTGCTACCTTCGCACCAGTTGCTTCTGCACTGGACGAAAACGCAGCAGCAATCGACGCTGCATTCATCGCAGCTCAGGGTAACGCTGTTGATCTTGGTGGCTACTACGCACCAAACGAAGAGAAGACCTCTGCAGTTATGCGCCCAGTTGCGCAATTCAACGAGATCGTTGACGCACTGAAGAAGTAA
- a CDS encoding exodeoxyribonuclease III, whose protein sequence is MSFHITTVNVNGIRAAVKERSEENRGFFPWLEESRPDVVLLQEVRASEKDTDKALQPAFDAGWHYVGAPAVAKGRAGVGILSRHPLDDVKIGFGSFLDSGRYIEATIKDTSLDVPVTVASLYLPSGSADTDKQDEKYRFLDEFEGFLSDSAKERSHMVIGGDWNICHRREDLKNWKTNQKKSGFLPDERAFMDAVFGTFPEDITQVAGAGDFMGAVDYDGKGKRREAAADPAWFDVARRLQPEGDGPYTWWTYRGQAFDTNAGWRIDYQAATASMLERAERSWVDKDAAYNLRWSDHAPLNVVYS, encoded by the coding sequence ATGAGTTTTCACATCACAACCGTCAATGTCAATGGCATTAGGGCAGCTGTCAAAGAGCGAAGCGAGGAAAACCGAGGGTTTTTCCCGTGGCTGGAAGAGTCTCGCCCAGATGTTGTCCTCCTGCAAGAAGTTCGAGCAAGTGAGAAAGATACCGACAAAGCTTTGCAGCCTGCTTTTGATGCAGGATGGCACTATGTGGGAGCTCCAGCTGTAGCAAAGGGACGGGCAGGTGTGGGCATTTTGTCCCGGCACCCACTAGATGATGTAAAGATTGGTTTTGGTTCCTTCCTGGATTCGGGACGCTATATTGAAGCCACCATTAAGGACACCTCATTGGATGTTCCTGTCACTGTTGCTTCCCTCTACCTTCCGTCCGGATCTGCAGATACTGACAAACAAGATGAGAAGTACCGCTTCCTTGATGAATTTGAAGGGTTCTTAAGCGATAGTGCGAAAGAGCGCTCACACATGGTTATCGGTGGCGATTGGAATATTTGCCACCGCCGTGAAGATCTCAAAAATTGGAAAACCAACCAGAAGAAATCAGGTTTCTTGCCTGATGAGCGTGCCTTTATGGACGCCGTGTTTGGTACCTTCCCTGAGGACATCACTCAGGTTGCCGGCGCCGGTGACTTTATGGGCGCGGTGGACTATGACGGCAAGGGGAAGCGTCGAGAAGCAGCTGCAGATCCAGCGTGGTTTGACGTGGCACGTCGCCTACAGCCTGAAGGCGATGGCCCATACACCTGGTGGACCTACCGCGGCCAAGCTTTTGATACCAACGCAGGATGGCGCATCGATTATCAAGCGGCAACAGCCAGCATGCTCGAACGCGCTGAGCGCTCCTGGGTAGACAAAGACGCTGCCTACAATTTGCGCTGGTCAGACCATGCTCCTTTGAATGTGGTCTACTCCTAA
- a CDS encoding FecCD family ABC transporter permease, whose amino-acid sequence MSLTKKIVFLSSMLMLLVLVCVCSVKFGVRSISTHDAIQALLGHADTTEQAAALKRIPRTVLGLIIGAALAVAGTTMQAVTRNPLADPGIFGVLSGASLAVVIGMSFFGMSAAVPTMIVAVLGAAAAAVFVYSVGSLGRGGATPLKLALAGAATTAALSSLVSAVLLPRIDVMDKFRFWQIGGVGGAEWEHMMLAVPFLATGFLLCLLMSTGLNALALGDDVATSLGEHVPRTRIVASIGAVILCGVATALAGPIAFVGLVVPHLTRLVVGTDHRWLVPSSALAGAVLIVAADTCGRVLTRPSEIAVGIIMPIIGAPLFIWIIRRQKVAEL is encoded by the coding sequence ATGTCACTGACTAAAAAAATTGTGTTTCTCAGCAGCATGCTGATGCTGTTGGTTCTCGTGTGCGTGTGCTCTGTGAAATTCGGAGTGCGCTCCATCAGTACGCATGATGCGATTCAGGCACTACTGGGACATGCTGATACAACGGAACAAGCTGCTGCGTTGAAAAGAATTCCACGCACGGTCTTGGGGCTGATCATTGGAGCTGCACTGGCAGTTGCTGGAACCACCATGCAGGCTGTGACTAGGAATCCGCTGGCTGATCCAGGCATCTTTGGTGTGTTATCCGGCGCATCCTTGGCTGTTGTTATTGGTATGTCATTTTTCGGAATGTCGGCTGCAGTTCCCACGATGATCGTGGCGGTGTTGGGTGCTGCAGCTGCTGCTGTGTTTGTGTACAGCGTGGGATCTTTGGGACGTGGCGGTGCCACCCCACTCAAGCTTGCTCTTGCGGGTGCAGCCACCACGGCAGCGCTGTCCTCCTTGGTCAGTGCTGTGTTATTGCCTCGTATCGATGTCATGGATAAATTCCGCTTTTGGCAGATCGGCGGCGTAGGTGGTGCGGAATGGGAGCACATGATGCTGGCTGTTCCATTTCTCGCCACCGGGTTTTTACTGTGTTTGCTTATGTCCACTGGGCTTAATGCACTGGCTTTGGGCGATGATGTAGCCACCAGTTTGGGCGAGCATGTGCCTCGAACACGGATCGTGGCGTCGATAGGCGCTGTTATTTTGTGCGGCGTGGCAACCGCGTTGGCCGGACCCATCGCCTTCGTTGGGCTGGTAGTGCCGCATCTAACCCGCCTGGTTGTGGGCACTGATCATCGCTGGTTGGTGCCATCTTCCGCATTGGCGGGCGCGGTGCTGATCGTTGCTGCTGATACGTGTGGGCGTGTGCTGACCCGCCCGAGTGAAATTGCGGTGGGCATCATCATGCCGATTATTGGTGCGCCACTGTTTATCTGGATTATTCGTCGTCAGAAAGTCGCAGAGCTATGA
- a CDS encoding ABC transporter ATP-binding protein produces the protein MTINHQLTAEEISLSYGERTIIDALSLEILPGKITSIVGPNGCGKSTLLRAFARLLKPSSGQALLDASPLRLLPGKELARTLGLLPQSPTAPEGIVVADLVGRGRHPHQGIMGRWSARDYDVVAHALEMTNTTELANRPIDELSGGQRQRVWIAMALAQETDILLLDEPTTYLDIANQLEVLDLLTDLNRTHGTTIVMVLHELGLASRYSDHLITMNTGHIYSQGTPEEVITETMMREVFATDAHIMSDPVSGAPLVMPMGRHHIATLH, from the coding sequence ATGACCATCAATCATCAACTCACCGCCGAAGAAATTTCGCTGTCCTATGGCGAGCGCACCATCATCGATGCGCTCAGCCTCGAAATCCTCCCAGGCAAAATCACCTCCATCGTAGGGCCCAACGGATGCGGCAAATCAACGTTGCTACGCGCCTTTGCGCGCCTACTTAAACCCAGCTCCGGGCAAGCGCTTCTCGACGCCTCCCCCTTGCGTTTACTGCCCGGCAAAGAACTAGCCCGCACCTTGGGATTGTTACCGCAATCTCCCACCGCCCCAGAAGGCATCGTCGTGGCAGATTTAGTGGGCCGTGGCCGCCACCCGCACCAAGGAATCATGGGTCGCTGGTCTGCACGTGACTATGACGTAGTTGCCCACGCACTCGAGATGACCAACACCACTGAACTGGCGAATCGTCCCATTGATGAGCTATCAGGCGGCCAACGCCAACGCGTGTGGATAGCCATGGCACTTGCCCAAGAAACAGACATCCTGCTTCTTGATGAACCCACCACCTACCTAGATATCGCCAACCAACTCGAAGTACTCGATCTACTCACTGACCTCAATCGCACACACGGCACCACCATTGTGATGGTGCTCCACGAGTTAGGACTAGCCTCCCGCTACTCCGACCACCTCATCACTATGAACACCGGCCACATCTACTCCCAAGGAACACCCGAAGAAGTCATTACCGAAACCATGATGCGCGAAGTCTTCGCCACCGATGCCCACATCATGTCAGATCCAGTCTCAGGCGCACCGTTGGTCATGCCCATGGGACGTCACCACATCGCCACACTTCATTAG